One Amorphoplanes digitatis genomic window carries:
- the fliQ gene encoding flagellar biosynthesis protein FliQ, with the protein MTDTQIVELGLQAMTIAAKMCAPVLVTALLIGFAISLFQSVTQIQEATLSFVPKAVGVGAAILFSGNWMLHEMMTYTTQLFEKIPTLLA; encoded by the coding sequence ATGACCGACACGCAGATCGTTGAGCTGGGCCTCCAGGCGATGACCATCGCGGCGAAGATGTGTGCGCCGGTGCTGGTGACCGCGTTGCTCATCGGTTTCGCGATCTCGTTGTTCCAGTCGGTCACGCAGATCCAGGAGGCGACGCTGTCGTTCGTGCCGAAGGCGGTGGGTGTCGGCGCGGCGATCCTGTTCTCCGGCAACTGGATGTTGCACGAGATGATGACGTACACGACGCAGCTGTTCGAGAAGATCCCGACGCTGCTCGCCTGA
- the pgl gene encoding 6-phosphogluconolactonase, which translates to MSETVVVVVPDADILASAVAARLVVRIIDAQAERGWASIVLTGGRVAAKVLRAVKELPASDAVDWSRIDLWWGDERFLPAGHPDRNETQARAALLDALALDPAHVHAMPASDGPDGDDAKAAAARYAHELAAAARPGSSELPHFDVLMLGVGEDGHVASLFPEHPGVYETGTVAAVHNSPKPPPTRITLSMPAIQTAEEVWLIAAGKDKAAAAGMAIGGAGPKQVPAAGAVGTVKTLWLLDRAAAANVPPRARSLR; encoded by the coding sequence ATGAGCGAGACCGTTGTGGTGGTGGTTCCGGACGCCGACATTCTGGCGTCGGCGGTGGCGGCGCGCCTGGTTGTGAGGATCATCGACGCGCAGGCCGAGCGCGGCTGGGCGAGCATCGTGCTGACCGGTGGCCGGGTGGCGGCGAAGGTGCTGCGAGCGGTGAAGGAGCTGCCGGCCTCGGACGCGGTCGACTGGTCGCGGATCGACCTCTGGTGGGGCGACGAGCGGTTCCTGCCCGCGGGCCACCCGGACCGCAACGAGACGCAGGCCCGTGCGGCGCTGCTGGACGCGCTCGCGCTGGACCCGGCGCACGTGCACGCCATGCCGGCCTCCGACGGCCCGGACGGCGACGACGCGAAGGCGGCCGCCGCCCGGTACGCGCACGAGCTGGCCGCGGCGGCGCGGCCGGGCAGCTCGGAGCTGCCGCACTTCGACGTGCTGATGCTCGGGGTCGGCGAGGACGGCCACGTAGCCTCGCTCTTCCCGGAGCACCCCGGCGTCTACGAGACCGGAACGGTCGCGGCGGTGCACAACAGCCCGAAGCCGCCGCCGACCCGGATCACCCTGTCCATGCCGGCCATCCAGACGGCCGAGGAGGTCTGGCTGATCGCGGCGGGCAAGGACAAGGCGGCCGCGGCCGGCATGGCGATCGGCGGCGCGGGCCCGAAGCAGGTGCCGGCGGCGGGGGCGGTCGGCACCGTGAAGACGCTGTGGCTGCTGGACCGCGCGGCCGCGGCCAACGTACCGCCGCGGGCGCGCAGCCTGCGCTGA